One region of Catenuloplanes indicus genomic DNA includes:
- a CDS encoding alpha/beta hydrolase: MTGRMLITALVAVVLWAYLPMLPVHHPARVRPRLAATISGALAGCGTPHECALRIDQLYALSTASMRAAGPPYASWAGRTFLGFDPRGDGQAVEVVGDLATAERITIVVPGVATTLDTFTRGLGDVARRAPAVQARAIHEAALAHDPHARVAVIAWLGYDPPDGVGVSAAREEVARSGARALGELLSALRPGVPVTLVGHSYGAIVAGLAVRVGAPAVTDLVALGAPGIGAAKAADLPGVRVWAARADADWIARVPAGRLLGFGLGTPPSAPSFGALPLPTAPSTVHDAYLTDGSPTLPAVAALALPTVAAH, from the coding sequence ATGACCGGACGCATGCTGATCACCGCCCTGGTCGCCGTGGTGCTGTGGGCGTACCTGCCGATGCTGCCCGTACACCACCCGGCCCGGGTCCGGCCGCGGCTGGCCGCCACCATCTCCGGCGCCCTGGCCGGCTGCGGCACGCCGCACGAGTGCGCGCTGCGGATCGACCAACTGTACGCGCTCAGCACCGCGTCGATGCGCGCGGCCGGGCCGCCGTACGCGTCGTGGGCCGGCCGCACGTTCCTCGGCTTCGACCCGCGCGGCGACGGGCAGGCCGTCGAGGTGGTCGGCGACCTGGCCACGGCCGAACGGATCACGATCGTCGTCCCCGGCGTCGCGACCACGCTGGACACGTTCACCCGCGGTCTCGGCGACGTCGCGCGGCGCGCGCCCGCGGTTCAGGCCAGGGCGATCCACGAGGCCGCGCTGGCGCACGACCCGCACGCCCGGGTCGCGGTCATCGCCTGGCTCGGCTACGACCCGCCGGACGGCGTCGGTGTCTCCGCCGCGCGCGAGGAGGTCGCCCGCTCCGGCGCCCGCGCCCTCGGCGAGCTGTTGTCCGCGCTCCGCCCCGGCGTACCCGTCACGCTGGTCGGTCACAGCTACGGCGCGATCGTGGCCGGGCTGGCCGTCCGCGTCGGCGCGCCCGCGGTCACCGACCTGGTCGCGCTCGGCGCGCCCGGCATCGGCGCCGCGAAGGCCGCCGACTTGCCGGGGGTACGGGTCTGGGCCGCCCGCGCCGACGCCGACTGGATCGCGCGCGTGCCGGCCGGACGCCTGCTCGGCTTCGGTCTCGGCACGCCGCCGTCCGCACCGTCGTTCGGCGCGCTGCCGCTGCCGACCGCACCGTCCACCGTGCACGACGCGTACCTGACCGACGGCTCCCCCACGCTCCCGGCCGTGGCCGCGCTCGCGCTGCCCACCGTGGCCGCGCACTGA
- a CDS encoding VWA domain-containing protein encodes MIRFLEPFWLLLVLPVLATAGAYVWRQLRKSTVAVRFSNVELLRTLAPKGLGWRKHIGPTAFLLALLTLALGMGRPSVDREEPLERATIILAMDVSLSMQADDVAPNRLEAAQVAAKQFVGELPETFNVGLVSFAKSANVLVAPTKDRSAVRAAIDGLTLAEATATGEAVFTSLDAIRSVPADGAEGAPPARIVLLSDGYRTSGRSIEEAGAAAVAANVPVSTIAFGTDSGIVDIAGELQPVPVDRYSLAQLAEATKGFFYEAASVSELKQVYEDMGSSIGYRIEPREVTQWYAGFALLLGLVAAVCSLLWSSRLP; translated from the coding sequence ATGATTCGCTTTCTGGAACCGTTCTGGCTGCTCCTGGTGCTACCGGTGCTCGCCACCGCGGGCGCCTACGTCTGGCGGCAGCTGCGCAAGAGCACGGTCGCGGTCCGCTTCAGCAACGTGGAGCTGCTGCGCACACTCGCCCCCAAGGGCCTCGGCTGGCGCAAGCACATCGGCCCGACCGCGTTCCTGCTGGCGCTGCTGACGCTGGCGCTCGGCATGGGCCGGCCGTCCGTCGACCGCGAGGAGCCGCTGGAACGCGCCACCATCATCCTGGCCATGGACGTGTCGCTGTCCATGCAGGCGGACGACGTGGCACCGAACCGGCTGGAGGCGGCGCAGGTCGCGGCCAAGCAGTTCGTCGGTGAGCTGCCGGAGACGTTCAATGTCGGCCTGGTCTCCTTCGCGAAGTCGGCGAACGTGCTGGTCGCGCCGACCAAGGACCGGTCCGCCGTGCGCGCCGCCATCGACGGCCTCACGCTGGCCGAGGCCACCGCCACCGGCGAGGCGGTCTTCACCTCGCTCGACGCGATCCGTTCCGTCCCGGCCGACGGCGCCGAGGGGGCCCCGCCGGCCCGGATCGTGCTGCTCTCGGACGGCTACCGCACGTCCGGCCGGTCGATCGAGGAGGCCGGTGCCGCCGCCGTGGCCGCGAACGTCCCGGTGTCGACGATCGCGTTCGGCACGGACAGCGGCATCGTCGACATCGCCGGTGAGCTCCAGCCGGTCCCGGTCGACCGGTACTCGCTGGCCCAGCTGGCGGAGGCGACCAAGGGTTTCTTCTACGAGGCGGCGTCGGTCAGCGAGCTGAAGCAGGTCTACGAGGACATGGGCAGCTCGATCGGCTACCGGATAGAGCCGCGCGAGGTGACCCAGTGGTACGCCGGGTTCGCGCTCCTGCTCGGCCTGGTCGCGGCGGTCTGCAGCCTGCTCTGGTCCTCCCGCCTGCCATAG